In Vigna unguiculata cultivar IT97K-499-35 chromosome 3, ASM411807v1, whole genome shotgun sequence, a single genomic region encodes these proteins:
- the LOC114176262 gene encoding pentatricopeptide repeat-containing protein At4g11690-like isoform X1 — protein MSQSHEKTLILIQKMVKVPPPKALLLFNSWTYEGLHHTPHSISFILNHLLSHDMLPQAQSLILRLISGRIPLYTFSPSSLIPQLTQALFTSSSTYAPLYEAIVNAYVHSHSPHQALTFLHQMIHKGHLPTSNTFNNLLCSLIRSNLFDKAWWVFNQLKIRVVMDVYSFGIMIKGCCEVGDLMKGFRLVTMLEEFGLSPNVVIYTTLIDGCCKNGDVMLAKKLFCKMDRLGVVANQHTYSVLMNGFFKQGLQREGFQMYENMKHSGIVPNVYSYNCVIREYCNGGMVDKAFKVFGEMRERGVTCGVMTYNILIGGLCRGKKLGEAIKLVHRFGKVGLSPNIVTYNILINGFCGVGKIDTAVRLFSQLKSNGLSPTLVTYNTLIAGYCKVENLAGALSLVKEMEERGVAPSKVTYTILIDAFARLNYMEKARELHALMEKSGLVSDVHTYSVLIHGLCITGNMKEASKLFKSLGELHFEPNNVIYNTMIHGYCKEGSSYRAFRLLNEMVDNGMVPNVASFCSTIGLLCNDGKWKEAELLLEKMINSGLKPTVSLYNMVYKEKINV, from the coding sequence ATGTCTCAGTCTCATGAAAAAACTCTGATACTCATCCAAAAAATGGTGAAAGTGCCTCCACCAAAAGCACTTTTGTTGTTCAATTCCTGGACCTACGAGGGCCTTCATCACACTCCTCACTCTATCTctttcatcttgaaccatcTCCTATCCCATGACATGCTACCCCAAGCTCAATCTCTTATCTTGCGTCTTATCTCTGGTCGAATCCCCTTGTATACATTCTCTCCCTCGTCCTTGATACCTCAACTAACACAAGCCCTTTTCACCTCTTCTTCAACTTATGCTCCTCTCTATGAAGCCATCGTCAATGCTTATGTTCATTCTCACTCCCCTCACCAGGCCCTCACTTTTCTACACCAGATGATTCACAAGGGTCATCTTCCTACATCAAACACCTTCAACAATCTTTTGTGCTCACTCATTAGGTCAAACCTTTTCGATAAAGCTTGGTGGGTTTTTAACCAATTGAAGATTAGAGTTGTTATGGATGTCTACAGTTTTGGGATTATGATCAAGGGTTGTTGTGAAGTTGGTGACTTGATGAAAGGGTTTCGGCTTGTGACCATGTTGGAGGAGTTTGGTTTGTCTCCTAATGTTGTTATATACACGACGTTGATTGATGGGTGCTGCAAGAATGGAGATGTTATGCTGGCGAAGAAGTTGTTTTGCAAGATGGATAGGTTGGGTGTAGTTGCTAATCAACATACTTATAGTGTCTTAATGAACGGGTTTTTCAAGCAAGGACTGCAAAGGGAAGGGTTTCAGATGTATGAGAATATGAAGCATAGTGGAATTGTGCCAAATGTTTATTCCTACAACTGTGTGATTAGAGAATATTGTAATGGTGGGATGGTGGATAAAGCTTTTAAGGTGTTTGGTGAAATGCGTGAGAGAGGTGTTACATGTGGGGTTATGACATATAACATTTTAATAGGTGGGCTGTGTCGAGGGAAGAAGCTTGGGGAAGCAATAAAGTTGGTTCATCGATTCGGCAAAGTTGGACTTAGTCCAAACATTGTTACATACAATATACTGATCAATGGGTTTTGTGGTGTTGGAAAAATAGACACTGCTGTTAGATTATTCAGTCAATTGAAGTCAAATGGACTTTCACCAACTTTAGTAACCTATAATACTCTGATTGCAGGGTATTGTAAGGTTGAGAATTTAGCAGGAGCTCTTAGCTTGGTCAAGGAAATGGAAGAGAGAGGTGTTGCTCCTTCCAAAGTGACATATACGATTCTGATTGATGCTTTTGCAAGACTAAATTATATGGAAAAAGCACGCGAATTGCATGCTTTAATGGAGAAGTCTGGTTTGGTTTCAGACGTACACACATATAGTGTCCTAATACATGGGTTATGTATAACTGGTAACATGAAAGAAGCCTCAAAACTATTCAAATCGTTGGGGGAGCTGCATTTCGAACcaaataatgttatatataatacGATGATTCATGGTTACTGCAAAGAAGGAAGCTCTTACAGGGCTTTTAGGCTACTCAATGAAATGGTTGACAATGGAATGGTCCCTAATGTGGCCAGTTTTTGTTCAACCATAGGGCTTCTTTGCAATGATGGAAAATGGAAGGAAGCAGAGCTTCTCTTAGAAAAGATGATAAATTCAGGACTAAAGCCAACGGTTTCTTTGTACAATATGGTTTACAAAGAAAAGATCAACGTTTAG